In one Populus nigra chromosome 12, ddPopNigr1.1, whole genome shotgun sequence genomic region, the following are encoded:
- the LOC133669783 gene encoding pentatricopeptide repeat-containing protein At5g15010, mitochondrial, whose product MQGIRTIRCNLSRFVILARTHLIFSHFEPTHFANLTVERPLSSKFSTAFSSFSTSSLETPITPKHLKEPEECSSDNDDNGSEMENDDDDDDVRGLNLSDDGPFQDAKTIVNILQESCDNRVEMKSKIEQCGIKVSQELVLEVLSRVRNDWEAAFTFFLWAARQPGYAHSVREYHSMISILGKMRKFDTAWVLIDEMRGVKTGVSLVTPQTLLIMIRKYCAVHDVGRAINTFYAYKRFKFDMGIEEFQSLLSALCRYKNVQDAEQLMYCNKAVFPLNTKSFNIVLNGWCNLIGSPRESERVWREMSKRGIRFDVVSYASMMSCYSKAGSLYRVLRLYKQMKKIGIEPDRKVYNAAVHALAKGRLVNEAFNLMKTMEEKGVSPNIVTYNSLIKPLCRARKVEEAKEAFDDMLKRCISPTIRTYHAFFRILRTGEEVFALLEKMRKMGCQPINDTYIMLIRKFCRWRQLENVFKLWDEMSENGISPDRSSYIVLIHGLFLNGELDAAHKYYTEMKEKQLLPEPKIDEMLQTWLSNKQIAEGQTTESRSNQCQTTELRSNQLDCSQSREQTRGIPKRSHERNFIRQAETRKVVRERGFSFWEP is encoded by the coding sequence ATGCAAGGAATCAGAACCATAAGATGTAACCTGTCGAGATTTGTAATTCTAGCTCGAacccatttgattttttcacaTTTTGAACCAACCCACTTTGCAAATCTAACCGTTGAGAGGCCACTGAGTTCGAAATTTTCAACtgctttctcttctttctccacGTCAAGTCTTGAAACCCCAATCACCCCCAAGCATCTCAAAGAGCCAGAAGAATGCTCTAGTGATAATGACGATAATGGCAGTGAAATGGAaaatgacgacgacgacgatgaTGTTAGAGGGTTGAATTTAAGCGACGATGGTCCTTTTCAGGATGCGAAGACCATTGTGAATATATTACAAGAATCATGTGACAATCGTGTGGAAATGAAGAGCAAGATTGAGCAATGTGGGATTAAGGTCTCACAAGAATTGGTCTTGGAGGTGCTTTCTAGGGTACGAAATGATTGGGAGGCGGCGTTTACTTTCTTCTTGTGGGCAGCTAGGCAGCCAGGTTATGCTCATTCTGTACGTGAATATCATTCCATGATTTCTATTCTTGGTAAAATGCGAAAGTTTGATACAGCGTGGGTGTTGATTGATGAGATGAGAGGAGTTAAGACCGGTGTATCACTGGTGACTCCACAGACTTTGTTGATCATGATTAGGAAATACTGTGCGGTGCACGATGTTGGTCGGGCTATAAACACATTTTATGCCtacaaaagatttaaatttgatATGGGGATTGAGGAGTTTCAGAGTCTTTTGTCAGCTCTTTGTCGGTATAAGAATGTGCAAGATGCTGAGCAGTTGATGTATTGCAATAAAGCTGTATTTCCGCTTAACACGAAGAGTTTTAACATTGTGCTGAATGGTTGGTGTAATTTGATTGGTAGTCCTCGTGAATCAGAGCGAGTGTGGAGGGAGATGAGCAAGAGGGGAATTCGATTTGATGTTGTGTCGTATGCTAGTATGATGTCTTGCTATTCAAAGGCTGGTAGTCTTTATAGAGTGCTCAGGCTCTACAAACAGATGAAGAAAATTGGGATTGAACCAGATAGGAAAGTTTATAATGCGGCCGTCCATGCTCTTGCGAAGGGTAGGCTTGTGAATGAAGCTTTCAACCTCATGAAAACAATGGAGGAGAAGGGTGTTTCTCCTAACATTGTCACATATAATTCACTAATTAAACCTTTATGCAGGGCAAGGAAAGTAGAAGAGGCTAAAGAGGCATTTGATGACATGTTAAAGCGCTGCATATCTCCAACCATACGCACTTACCATGCCTTCTTTCGCATTTTAAGGACAGGGGAAGAAGTGTTTGCTCTCTTGGAGAAGATGAGAAAGATGGGATGTCAACCAATTAATGATACCTACATAATGTTAATTAGGAAATTTTGCCGGTGGCGTCAGCTAGAGAATGTCTTTAAGTTGTGGGATGAAATGAGTGAGAATGGAATCAGTCCTGATCGTAGCTCATATATTGTGCTTATTCATGGTCTCTTCTTGAATGGTGAGTTGGATGCAGCCCACAAATATTACACAGAAATGAAGGAAAAGCAGTTGTTACCCGAACCAAAGATAGATGAAATGCTTCAGACCTGGTTGTCTAATAAGCAAATAGCAGAGGGTCAGACCACAGAATCAAGAAGCAATCAATGTCAGACCACAGAATTAAGAAGCAATCAATTGGATTGCAGTCAGTCACGCGAGCAAACCAGAGGCATTCCTAAGAGAAGTCATGAAAGAAATTTTATCCGACAAGCTGAAACGAGAAAAGTTGTGAGAGAGCGAGGCTTTTCGTTTTGGGAGCCCTAG
- the LOC133669784 gene encoding apyrase 2-like codes for MKRPGLRHESLSDKIKKYKGVLLVISIPVLLIAFVLFVMPSREDYEYGGVIRRMSPNFGTDSRSYAVIFDAGSSGSRVHVYCFDQNLDLVPIGKELELFLQLKPGLSAYANNPREAANSLVPLLHKAESSVPKELRPKTPVRVGATAGLRALGMDASDRILQAVRDLLRDTSTLKSEANGVIVLDGSQEGSYQWVTINYLLGNLGKKYSNTVGVVDLGGGSVQMAYAISKTDAAKAPRLSDGEDTYVKEMLLMGTQYYLYVHSYLHYGLLAARAEILDTSEDSTNPCILAGYDGVYNYGGKDHKASASPSGSNMEECRRLALNALKVNESACTHMKCTFGGIWNGGGGDGQKNMFVASFFFDRAAQAGFVDSTVPAAKVQPSDFENAAKRACETKLENAKSIYSSVDDNDLPYICMDLVYQYTLLVDGFALDPWQDMTLVKKVEYRTSLVEAAWPLGSAIEAVSSSA; via the exons ATGAAACGACCTGGTTTGCGACACGAGTCATTAAGCGATAAGATCAAGAAGTACAAGGGAGTGTTGCTTGTGATTTCGATCCCGGTGCTGTTGATTGCTTTTGTGCTGTTCGTGATGCCAAGTCGTGAAGACTACGAGTATGGAGGAGTGATTCGAAGGATGTCGCCGAATTTTGGTACGGATTCGAGGAGTTATGCGGTTATTTTTGATGCCGGCAGCTCAGGGAGTAGAGTTCATGTTTACTGTTTTGATCAGAATTTGGATCTTGTTCCTATCGGTAAAGAACTCGAGCTTTTCTTGCAG CTTAAACCAGGTTTGAGTGCTTATGCAAACAACCCACGAGAAGCAGCAAACTCCCTTGTTCCCCTGCTTCATAAAGCTGAAAGTTCTGTGCCTAAAGAGCTCCGACCAAAAACACCTGTTAGAGTTGGG GCTACTGCTGGTTTGAGGGCATTGGGAATGGATGCATCTGATAGAATTTTGCAAGCG GTCAGGGATCTCCTGAGAGATACAAGCACCCTTAAATCTGAGGCAAATGGGGTCATTGTTTTGGACGGCTCTCAAGAAGGTTCTTATCAGTGG GTGACAATAAACTACCTCTTAGGAAATTTAGGCAAGAAATATTCAAACACAGTTGGAGTAGTAGATCTTGGTGGTGGATCTGTTCAAATGGCATATGCTATCTCTAAGACGGATGCTGCAAAGGCACCAAGGTTATCTGATGGAGAGGATACATATGTGAAGGAAATGCTTTTGATGGGAACCCAATATTACCTCTATGTTCACAG CTATTTGCACTATGGTTTACTAGCAGCTCGAGCAGAAATTTTGGATACTTCAGAGGACTCTACCAATCCGTGTATCCTGGCTGGTTATGATG GGGTATACAACTATGGGGGGAAAGACCATAAAGCATCGGCTTCTCCATCTGGTTCAAACATGGAAGAGTGCAGGAGATTAGCTCTTAATGCTCTCAAAGTTAACGAATCAGCTTGTACACACATGAAATGTACATTTGGTGGAATATGGAATGGTGGAGGCGGGGATGGCCAAAAGAACATGTTTGTTGCATCATTTTTCTTTGACAGAGCTGCTCAG GCTGGTTTTGTTGATTCAACCGTACCAGCTGCCAAAGTTCAACCTTCTGATTTTGAGAATGCAGCGAAGCGCGCTTGTGAAACTAAACTAGAGAATGCTAAATCCATATACTCAAGTGTAGACGATAATGATCTTCCATACATATGCATGGATCTTGTCTATCAGTATACATTACTTGTAGATGGATTTG CTTTGGATCCATGGCAAGATATGACGTTGGTGAAGAAGGTTGAGTACCGTACTTCTCTTGTGGAAGCTGCATGGCCACTGGGCAGTGCCATAGAGGCTGTGTCATCATCAGCATAA
- the LOC133669533 gene encoding aquaporin SIP1-2-like codes for MGAVKAAIGDAVFTFMWVFVSSMFGLFTNLIVTALGLQTLAWAPVLATTSLIFTFVFLFNFLGEFLGGATFNPTGTASFYAAGVGGDSLFSMALRFPAQAAGSVGGALAILEVMPVQYKHMLGGPTLQVDLQTGGLAEGVLTFLMTFAVLVIILKGPRSSLVQAWFLATVTVTLVSAGSTYTGPSMNPAYAFGWAYVNKWHNTWEQLYVYWICPFIGAILAAWVFRVVFPPPAPKQKET; via the exons ATGGGGGCAGTGAAGGCAGCTATTGGGGATGCAGTGTTCACTTTCATGTGGGTGTTTGTGTCTTCCATGTTTGGTTTGTTTACAAACCTGATAGTTACTGCTCTTGGCCTTCAAACCCTTGCCTGGGCTCCTGTGCTTGCTACTACTTCTCTTATCTTCacctttgttttcttgtttaactTTCTTGGTGAATTCTTAGGTGGTGCCACTTTTAATCCAACTGGTACTGCTTCTTTTTATGCTGCTGGGGTTGGTGGAGATAGTCTCTTCTCCATGGCCCTCAGATTTCCTGCTCAG GCAGCAGGGTCTGTGGGAGGTGCACTGGCTATCTTGGAGGTGATGCCAGTGCAGTACAAGCACATGCTTGGGGGGCCTACTTTGCAGGTGGACTTGCAAACTGGAGGCCTCGCTGAGGGGGTTTTGACTTTTTTAATGACTTTTGCTGTTCTAGTAATTATCCTCAAGGGCCCTCGTAGCTCACTGGTGCAGGCATGGTTTCTTGCCACTGTGACTGTAACATTGGTCAGCGCAGGTTCTACTTATACTGGTCCTTCCATGAATCCTGCATAT GCCTTTGGATGGGCATATGTAAACAAATGGCACAACACATGGGAGCAGCTGTATGTTTATTGGATCTGCCCCTTCATAGGAGCGATATTGGCTGCCTGGGTGTTCCGCGTCGTCTTCCCTCCGCCAGCACCAAAACAGAAGGAAACCTAA